The following coding sequences are from one Triticum aestivum cultivar Chinese Spring chromosome 5A, IWGSC CS RefSeq v2.1, whole genome shotgun sequence window:
- the LOC123108482 gene encoding uncharacterized protein isoform X1, producing MDDHRCSMPNRRIRAPTPPPPPPPPPHPPPPIVLRAPPPVPSTQVTQGLEDLKFGGSEEILQELGTNKNCDRASWNHKMKSYLIWLLKEHDVPRYRTQNAWSKEAWRSIVNAFNIKFGLSLTVTQIKQKEQDLKKDFKAIQDLISESGFGWDRDRMMVVAPDSVWEALKARKKKDALRWQDKSFPYYNDLFALYDGRYAQGRSCRGMDYYANKARELSQVTTSYSQQLEGPEEHHRSPTPNLPAPMESCMHIDTEEDNGSTNWFCTDDPLHLEAVNSTQVKDSALHVQSEDAIPTPFSSKQTPHMSMELPEDIRRNCQPSHYAPELTSAKRGKRQKTNSSIDDFHERYLSLKREEMERFAAIEERKLEDPYSIQKCIAALEGLPDLQMGDILKAADLFTNNKDNREVFLSFSTDALRLGWLRNKIQNT from the exons ATGGATGACCACCGGTGCAGCATGCCCAACCGGCGGATCCGAgcacctactcctcctcctcctccacctcctccacctcaTCCGCCCCCTCCCATTGTCCTTCGAGCTCCACCCCCCGTTCCATCGACACAAGTCACACAAGGGTTGGAAGATCTGAAATTTGGGGGAAGTGAGGAGATCTTGCAAGAATTAG GTACCAACAAAAATTGTGATAGAGCTAGCTGGAATCACAAAATGAAGTCATATCTTATTTGGCTCTTGAAAGAACATGATGTCCCAAGATATCGAACACAAAATGCATGGAGCAAAGAGGCTTGGAGAAGTATTGTGAATGCATTCAATATAAAGTTTGGTTTATCACTCACAGTAACGCAGATAAAACAAAAGGAGCAGGATCTGAAGAAAGATTTTAAAGCTATACAAGACTTGATATCTGAAAGTGGTTTCGGTTGGGATCGTGATAGAATGATGGTGGTTGCTCCGGACAGTGTTTGGGAAGCATTAAAGGCCCGTAAGAAAAAAGATGCCCTCCGATGGCAAGATAAGTCATTCCCATACTATAATGATCTATTTGCTCTATATGATG GGCGCTATGCTCAAGGAAGGAGTTGTCGTGGCATGGATTATTATGCAAACAAGGCCAGAGAACTCTCTCAGGTCACTACATCATATTCGCAACAGTTGGAAGGTCCCGAGGAGCATCATCGCTCACCTACACCGAACTTACCTGCTCCTATGGAATCGTGCATGCATATTGATACTGAAGAGGACAATGGAAGCACTAATTGGTTCTGCACCGATGATCCATTACACCTAGAAGCTGTGAACTCAACTCAAGTGAAAGATTCTGCATTACATGTTCAATCAGAAGATGCAATACCAACACCATTTTCTTCAAAGCAAACCCCACATATGTCGATGGAACTTCCAGAAGACATACGTAGAAATTGTCAACCATCTCATTATGCTCCTGAGCTTACTAGTGCTAAGAGGGGGAAAAGACAAAAGACTAATTCTAGTATTGATGATTTCCACGAGAGGTACCTGAGCCTCAAAAGAGAAGAGATGGAACGGTTTGCAGCCATCGAGGAGAGGAAATTGGAGGATCCCTATAGCATACAAAAATGCATTGCTGCACTTGAGGGGTTGCCGGATTTACAAATGGGAGATATACTAAAAGCAGCTGACCTCTTCACCAACAACAAGGACAACAGGGAAGTCTTCCTCTCATTTTCAACTGATGCATTACGACTGGGCTGGTTAAGAAATAAAATTCAAAACACCTAG
- the LOC123108482 gene encoding uncharacterized protein isoform X2, with protein sequence MKSYLIWLLKEHDVPRYRTQNAWSKEAWRSIVNAFNIKFGLSLTVTQIKQKEQDLKKDFKAIQDLISESGFGWDRDRMMVVAPDSVWEALKARKKKDALRWQDKSFPYYNDLFALYDGRYAQGRSCRGMDYYANKARELSQVTTSYSQQLEGPEEHHRSPTPNLPAPMESCMHIDTEEDNGSTNWFCTDDPLHLEAVNSTQVKDSALHVQSEDAIPTPFSSKQTPHMSMELPEDIRRNCQPSHYAPELTSAKRGKRQKTNSSIDDFHERYLSLKREEMERFAAIEERKLEDPYSIQKCIAALEGLPDLQMGDILKAADLFTNNKDNREVFLSFSTDALRLGWLRNKIQNT encoded by the exons ATGAAGTCATATCTTATTTGGCTCTTGAAAGAACATGATGTCCCAAGATATCGAACACAAAATGCATGGAGCAAAGAGGCTTGGAGAAGTATTGTGAATGCATTCAATATAAAGTTTGGTTTATCACTCACAGTAACGCAGATAAAACAAAAGGAGCAGGATCTGAAGAAAGATTTTAAAGCTATACAAGACTTGATATCTGAAAGTGGTTTCGGTTGGGATCGTGATAGAATGATGGTGGTTGCTCCGGACAGTGTTTGGGAAGCATTAAAGGCCCGTAAGAAAAAAGATGCCCTCCGATGGCAAGATAAGTCATTCCCATACTATAATGATCTATTTGCTCTATATGATG GGCGCTATGCTCAAGGAAGGAGTTGTCGTGGCATGGATTATTATGCAAACAAGGCCAGAGAACTCTCTCAGGTCACTACATCATATTCGCAACAGTTGGAAGGTCCCGAGGAGCATCATCGCTCACCTACACCGAACTTACCTGCTCCTATGGAATCGTGCATGCATATTGATACTGAAGAGGACAATGGAAGCACTAATTGGTTCTGCACCGATGATCCATTACACCTAGAAGCTGTGAACTCAACTCAAGTGAAAGATTCTGCATTACATGTTCAATCAGAAGATGCAATACCAACACCATTTTCTTCAAAGCAAACCCCACATATGTCGATGGAACTTCCAGAAGACATACGTAGAAATTGTCAACCATCTCATTATGCTCCTGAGCTTACTAGTGCTAAGAGGGGGAAAAGACAAAAGACTAATTCTAGTATTGATGATTTCCACGAGAGGTACCTGAGCCTCAAAAGAGAAGAGATGGAACGGTTTGCAGCCATCGAGGAGAGGAAATTGGAGGATCCCTATAGCATACAAAAATGCATTGCTGCACTTGAGGGGTTGCCGGATTTACAAATGGGAGATATACTAAAAGCAGCTGACCTCTTCACCAACAACAAGGACAACAGGGAAGTCTTCCTCTCATTTTCAACTGATGCATTACGACTGGGCTGGTTAAGAAATAAAATTCAAAACACCTAG